A stretch of Candidatus Sphingomonas phytovorans DNA encodes these proteins:
- a CDS encoding cytochrome P450 has product MRRYAAALARRMRALSRRRAPAAVQSSATIDLCSPGIAADPFPHYETLRREGSVLFLPLNDYWIVLGHDAVRSAFARPEHFSNAPYRDVDAILLAADPPVQTVIRRTVARLFSPAVTARLEATASRLSEALVRRELDAVATYAIPVSRGVTADLLGLDAAGMDDIVHAEELSRRMADPLGDFVRSLDALAHRSAMFAALTDAGIPEESARSLVRLMWLAGTTTTQRVISRTILRIVECDSDQRALRADPGLVRPFVEEVLRLHPPEHMVPRLATADVELDGVTIPAGADVRLCLSAANRDPAQFEQPDRIRLDRGSARHFAFGSGAHACIGAQVGRATANIAVATLLHRSSALHALRPLHEIRYFATEAALSPESLEIGVLPI; this is encoded by the coding sequence ATGAGGCGCTACGCCGCCGCCCTTGCGCGCCGGATGCGGGCGTTGTCGCGTCGTCGGGCCCCGGCCGCGGTTCAATCCTCGGCGACGATCGACCTGTGTTCGCCCGGGATCGCGGCTGACCCGTTTCCTCACTATGAAACCCTGAGGCGGGAAGGATCGGTGCTGTTCCTGCCGCTGAACGATTACTGGATCGTCCTTGGTCATGACGCGGTCCGTTCAGCGTTCGCCCGACCCGAGCATTTCTCCAACGCGCCTTACCGGGACGTGGACGCTATCCTGCTCGCCGCCGATCCGCCCGTCCAGACGGTGATCCGGCGCACGGTCGCGCGCCTATTCTCTCCCGCCGTGACGGCCCGGCTGGAAGCGACCGCGTCGCGACTGTCGGAGGCGCTTGTTCGGCGGGAGCTGGATGCCGTCGCGACCTATGCGATCCCGGTCAGCCGCGGGGTCACGGCGGACCTGCTCGGCCTCGACGCGGCGGGCATGGACGATATCGTCCATGCCGAGGAACTATCGCGGAGAATGGCGGACCCGCTGGGCGATTTCGTCCGTAGCCTCGATGCGCTGGCGCATCGCTCGGCGATGTTCGCGGCGCTGACCGATGCGGGGATTCCCGAAGAGTCGGCGCGAAGCCTCGTCCGGCTGATGTGGCTCGCTGGCACCACCACGACTCAACGGGTGATCTCGCGAACGATCCTTCGCATCGTCGAATGCGACAGCGACCAGCGCGCGCTGCGCGCCGACCCTGGTCTGGTCAGGCCGTTCGTCGAAGAGGTGCTTCGGCTGCACCCGCCAGAACATATGGTGCCGCGCCTGGCGACGGCCGATGTCGAGCTGGACGGCGTGACCATTCCGGCCGGAGCCGATGTCAGGCTGTGCCTGAGCGCGGCCAATCGCGATCCGGCCCAGTTCGAGCAGCCCGACCGGATTCGGCTCGACCGGGGCAGCGCGCGCCATTTCGCGTTCGGCTCCGGCGCTCATGCCTGTATCGGCGCGCAAGTCGGCCGCGCGACGGCCAACATCGCGGTGGCGACCTTGTTGCACCGTTCGTCCGCCCTCCACGCGCTCCGGCCGCTGCACGAAATCCGCTATTTCGCGACCGAGGCAGCTCTTTCCCCGGAAAGCCTGGAAATCGGGGTGCTGCCGATATGA
- a CDS encoding SOS response-associated peptidase, which yields MCNDYRLEVDAATLIDGFAELEIDIRFPEGLPNIEPRADIKITDSAPIVRSVAGVRAAGELVQRRWSWPGPNRKPVYNFRSDGREFPNGRCLVLADGFYEFTTPEDPKKKRKDKWLFTMKDQPWFCIAGLWRTSDVGEAFTLLTMELGPDIAPYHDRQIAILDRSRWADWLDPSVPARQVLHALPAGSLAVAQVG from the coding sequence ATGTGCAACGACTATCGCCTCGAGGTGGATGCGGCGACGCTGATCGATGGCTTCGCGGAGCTGGAGATCGATATCCGTTTTCCGGAAGGCCTGCCCAATATCGAGCCGCGGGCGGACATCAAGATCACGGATAGCGCGCCGATCGTCCGTTCGGTGGCGGGGGTGCGCGCGGCGGGTGAGCTGGTGCAGCGCCGCTGGAGCTGGCCGGGGCCGAACCGCAAGCCGGTCTATAATTTCCGCTCCGACGGTCGCGAATTCCCGAACGGGCGCTGCCTGGTCCTTGCCGACGGCTTCTATGAATTCACCACGCCCGAGGACCCGAAGAAGAAGCGCAAGGACAAATGGCTGTTCACGATGAAGGACCAGCCCTGGTTCTGCATCGCCGGCCTGTGGCGTACCAGCGACGTGGGCGAGGCCTTCACCCTGCTGACGATGGAGCTGGGGCCGGACATCGCACCGTATCACGACCGCCAGATCGCGATCCTCGACCGGTCGCGCTGGGCGGATTGGCTTGATCCCTCAGTGCCGGCGCGGCAGGTGCTGCACGCACTTCCGGCGGGGAGCCTGGCGGTGGCGCAGGTGGGGTAG
- a CDS encoding ABC transporter permease has protein sequence MEDIVYSASPELRRPRHFAAKAMLDLRASGAIAWRLFRSNLRVRHRRTFLGYLWLLMPVMGTVLICSYIHSRRIVSIAPTSLPYPLFVLSGMILWQSFVDAINAPLQQLTAARQLITRSRVPHEAIILAGAMEVLLNAAVRLVVLVVVIAIWVPFVPSMVLIPAGVVALVVFGLAIGLAVAPLGLLYDDIGRVIAMAMTFWFFLTPVIYPLPSFGPLRFNPVAPLLVTTRSWLLGWWGVSNGFLVIVGIALVGLVAAWLWYRLARPHVVSRLG, from the coding sequence ATGGAGGACATCGTCTATAGCGCCAGCCCGGAACTGCGCCGGCCGCGCCATTTTGCGGCGAAGGCGATGCTCGACCTGCGCGCCTCGGGCGCGATCGCCTGGCGGCTCTTCCGCAGCAACCTGCGCGTACGGCACCGCAGGACCTTTCTGGGCTATCTCTGGCTGCTGATGCCTGTGATGGGTACCGTGCTGATCTGCAGCTATATCCATTCGCGGCGGATCGTCAGCATCGCGCCGACCAGTCTGCCCTATCCCCTGTTCGTTCTCTCGGGCATGATCCTGTGGCAATCCTTCGTCGACGCGATCAACGCGCCGTTGCAGCAACTCACTGCCGCGCGACAGCTGATCACGCGAAGCCGGGTCCCGCACGAGGCGATCATCCTCGCAGGAGCGATGGAGGTGCTGCTCAATGCCGCGGTCCGTCTCGTGGTGCTTGTGGTGGTGATCGCCATCTGGGTGCCGTTCGTGCCGTCGATGGTGCTGATCCCCGCAGGGGTCGTCGCGCTGGTGGTGTTCGGCCTGGCGATCGGGCTGGCGGTGGCGCCACTGGGGCTGCTGTATGACGATATCGGCCGCGTGATCGCGATGGCGATGACCTTCTGGTTCTTCCTGACCCCGGTGATCTATCCCTTGCCATCCTTTGGGCCACTCCGTTTCAATCCGGTCGCGCCGCTGCTCGTCACAACCCGAAGCTGGTTGCTGGGCTGGTGGGGCGTTTCCAATGGCTTTCTGGTGATCGTCGGCATCGCCCTTGTCGGTCTGGTCGCCGCCTGGCTGTGGTACCGGCTTGCCCGACCGCATGTCGTCAGCCGGTTGGGTTGA
- a CDS encoding glycosyltransferase family 4 protein: MKIADPRHIAFVSCNETHWGGSEELWGAAAAELARRGHRISVAKPNLPKGEPAIKRLNEAKCTLHDLAKFPLLPKAFYGIFSLISRAAGLSWQLARLDIALRFSRPDMVILSQGGNWDGFLYAGVLRRLGIPYALICQKATELYWPSDWMRERCKAMYADAQGAYFVSHHNHRLTEEQMGMAIPRGEVVRNPFLTAWDAPLPWPDTGDGLRLACVGRFFPMEKGQDMLLRVMALPKWRARDVSVSFFGAGDRAEGLKEMAAFLGLDNVVFPGFVRNVQGGIWAQHHALILPTRAEGLPLVVVETMLAGRVTITTDVAGSAEVCSDGETGFIAAAPTEAAIDEAMERAWAARATWPAIAAAAAASIRTQVPRDPASTFADIVLRLVDKGAVQAPARDYGEELVGAAE; the protein is encoded by the coding sequence TTGAAAATCGCCGATCCGCGCCATATTGCTTTTGTCAGCTGCAACGAGACACATTGGGGGGGCAGCGAGGAACTTTGGGGGGCCGCCGCCGCCGAACTGGCCCGCCGCGGCCACCGCATATCGGTCGCCAAGCCCAACCTTCCCAAGGGCGAACCGGCGATCAAGCGGCTGAACGAGGCGAAGTGCACACTGCACGATCTTGCCAAGTTCCCGCTGCTGCCCAAGGCATTTTACGGTATTTTCTCGTTGATCAGCCGCGCCGCCGGGCTGAGCTGGCAACTCGCCCGCCTCGATATCGCGCTGCGCTTCTCGCGCCCCGACATGGTCATCCTCTCTCAAGGCGGCAATTGGGACGGTTTCCTCTATGCCGGCGTGCTGCGACGGCTCGGCATTCCCTATGCGCTGATCTGCCAGAAGGCGACCGAACTCTACTGGCCGTCCGACTGGATGCGCGAGCGGTGCAAGGCGATGTATGCCGACGCGCAGGGAGCCTATTTCGTCTCGCACCACAATCATCGGCTCACCGAAGAGCAGATGGGCATGGCGATCCCCAGGGGGGAGGTCGTGCGCAATCCGTTCCTCACCGCCTGGGATGCGCCGCTTCCCTGGCCCGATACGGGCGACGGGCTGAGGCTCGCCTGTGTCGGCCGCTTCTTCCCGATGGAGAAGGGCCAGGACATGTTGCTGCGGGTGATGGCGCTGCCCAAGTGGCGCGCCCGCGACGTCAGCGTCTCCTTCTTCGGCGCCGGCGATCGCGCCGAGGGCTTGAAGGAAATGGCGGCCTTCCTTGGGCTCGACAATGTCGTCTTCCCCGGTTTCGTCCGGAACGTCCAGGGAGGGATCTGGGCACAGCATCACGCCCTGATCCTGCCGACGCGCGCCGAAGGGCTGCCGCTGGTGGTGGTCGAGACGATGCTGGCCGGGCGGGTGACGATCACGACCGACGTGGCCGGCAGCGCAGAGGTCTGCAGCGACGGCGAGACCGGCTTCATCGCGGCCGCACCGACTGAAGCTGCCATCGACGAGGCAATGGAGCGCGCCTGGGCCGCACGGGCGACATGGCCTGCGATCGCCGCCGCCGCCGCCGCCAGCATCCGCACCCAGGTGCCGCGCGATCCTGCCAGCACCTTCGCCGACATCGTCCTGCGCCTTGTCGACAAGGGCGCCGTGCAGGCACCGGCCAGGGACTATGGCGAGGAACTCGTCGGGGCTGCCGAATAG
- a CDS encoding Trm112 family protein, with the protein MRRNMDETLLARLVCPSTRTPLRHDAIAGELVSDQAGLAYPIRDGIPVLLIEAARRIDTD; encoded by the coding sequence ATGCGGCGTAATATGGATGAAACGTTGCTTGCCAGGCTCGTCTGCCCGTCGACGCGGACTCCGTTGCGGCATGATGCGATCGCCGGCGAGCTGGTTTCGGATCAGGCCGGTCTCGCCTACCCGATCCGCGACGGCATTCCCGTCCTGTTGATCGAGGCGGCACGGCGGATCGACACCGACTGA
- a CDS encoding transglutaminase-like domain-containing protein, which translates to MSHEEMPGPDGRRVVDVQRIDLIEQHHGPLHLSRRSETRRDSAGKTISVSEESRDGETWVRSEVRVSAGEAEIVRASPSDRRTIRVALPAGVRFDDGDGLLRGWDPLGPPLEFPNLNIGALAVERVVIERLDRKPDGDGRISVVRRRYDGDALRGVARLVLDRDRRVVSISQALLGGAITLRATDRDTALQKRPIHTVPLELSIASPFRISPTAMQGHIRYRFSFVDGLVFSLPETGEQRATRTDDSTTVDICETCGPGLPDTVEALADARKPTPWLQSDAAMIRAIAAPIARLPLSDAGKMKLLAKRAREHLKRVEVSGHYSALDALKRGAGDCTEDAVVLAALGRAAGIPTRVANGLVYARQRFHGTSNAFLPHSWTLAWADGVWRSFDLSLGDFDATHLALTVGDGDARSVLAANQLAGLLRWDGMNEVRPRPAS; encoded by the coding sequence ATGTCGCACGAGGAGATGCCGGGGCCTGACGGCCGCCGCGTCGTCGATGTTCAGCGGATCGACCTGATCGAGCAGCATCATGGCCCGCTCCACCTGTCCCGCCGGAGCGAGACGCGCCGGGATTCAGCCGGAAAGACGATCTCGGTCAGCGAGGAATCGCGCGACGGCGAGACATGGGTGCGGAGCGAGGTGCGGGTCAGTGCGGGCGAAGCGGAGATCGTGCGCGCATCGCCGTCCGATCGGCGAACCATACGCGTGGCGCTGCCCGCCGGGGTCCGCTTCGACGATGGCGACGGTCTGCTGCGCGGATGGGATCCACTGGGTCCGCCACTCGAATTTCCGAACCTCAATATCGGCGCCTTGGCGGTCGAGCGCGTCGTGATCGAGCGGCTTGACCGGAAACCCGACGGCGACGGCAGGATCTCGGTGGTGCGCCGACGCTATGACGGCGATGCACTGCGCGGCGTCGCCAGGCTGGTGCTCGACCGGGACCGGCGAGTCGTTTCGATCAGCCAGGCGCTGCTCGGCGGGGCCATCACCCTGCGCGCGACTGATCGGGACACGGCGCTGCAGAAACGCCCGATCCACACCGTTCCGCTTGAACTAAGCATCGCGTCGCCATTCCGCATCTCACCGACGGCAATGCAGGGTCATATCCGGTATCGCTTCTCCTTCGTCGACGGGCTCGTCTTCAGCCTGCCGGAGACGGGGGAGCAACGGGCGACGCGGACGGACGACAGCACGACGGTCGATATCTGCGAGACATGCGGCCCCGGTCTGCCCGACACCGTCGAGGCACTTGCCGATGCCCGCAAGCCGACGCCCTGGTTGCAGAGCGACGCAGCGATGATCCGCGCGATTGCGGCACCGATCGCCCGGCTCCCGCTGTCCGATGCCGGCAAGATGAAATTGCTGGCGAAACGTGCGCGGGAGCATCTCAAACGGGTCGAGGTCTCGGGCCATTATTCGGCGCTGGATGCGTTGAAGCGAGGCGCGGGTGACTGCACGGAGGATGCGGTAGTGCTCGCCGCTCTTGGTCGTGCCGCCGGCATTCCGACACGTGTCGCGAATGGCCTGGTCTATGCCCGGCAACGCTTCCACGGCACCAGCAACGCTTTCCTGCCACATAGCTGGACCCTGGCCTGGGCCGATGGCGTGTGGCGAAGCTTCGACCTGTCGCTCGGCGATTTCGACGCGACGCATCTCGCGCTGACGGTCGGCGATGGCGATGCCCGCTCGGTACTTGCGGCAAACCAGCTCGCTGGTCTGTTGCGTTGGGACGGGATGAACGAAGTCAGGCCGCGGCCCGCCTCATGA
- a CDS encoding helix-turn-helix transcriptional regulator: MIVAARNVGDHLREWRRIRRLSQLDLALDAEISARHLSFLETGRARPSREMVLRLSEQLDMPMRERNLMLTAAGFAPLFGERSLDDPEMAGARRAIDLILAGHEPWPALAVDRHWNLIAANRGIAPLLAGVDPLLLDRPNVMRLALHPQGLAPRIINLGEWRHHLISRLKRQAQAAGDADLDRLVAELEDYPAPPASDARPEDLGGIAVPLKLLAGDRVLSFLSTTTIFGTAQDVTLSELTLETFFPVDETTAEAVREMVAM; encoded by the coding sequence ATGATTGTCGCCGCACGGAACGTCGGGGATCATTTGCGCGAATGGCGCCGGATACGGCGGCTGAGCCAGCTCGACCTGGCGCTCGACGCCGAGATTTCGGCGCGTCATCTGAGCTTCCTCGAAACCGGCCGCGCAAGGCCAAGCCGCGAGATGGTGCTTCGCCTGTCGGAGCAGCTCGACATGCCGATGCGGGAGCGCAACCTGATGCTGACGGCCGCGGGCTTCGCCCCCCTGTTCGGCGAGCGATCGCTCGACGATCCCGAAATGGCCGGCGCGCGGCGCGCGATCGACCTGATCCTTGCCGGCCACGAGCCATGGCCAGCGCTTGCGGTCGACCGGCACTGGAACCTGATCGCGGCCAACCGGGGCATCGCGCCGCTGCTGGCCGGGGTGGATCCTCTGCTGCTCGACAGGCCGAACGTCATGCGGCTGGCGCTTCACCCGCAGGGGCTGGCACCGCGCATCATCAATCTGGGGGAGTGGCGGCACCATCTCATCTCGCGCCTGAAACGTCAGGCGCAGGCGGCGGGCGATGCCGATCTGGATAGGCTGGTGGCCGAGCTGGAGGACTATCCTGCCCCGCCCGCCTCCGACGCGAGGCCGGAAGACCTTGGCGGGATCGCGGTCCCGCTGAAATTGCTGGCGGGCGACCGGGTGCTGAGCTTCCTCAGCACCACGACCATATTCGGCACCGCACAGGACGTGACATTGTCCGAGCTGACGCTGGAGACATTCTTTCCAGTGGACGAGACGACGGCAGAAGCGGTGCGGGAGATGGTGGCGATGTGA
- a CDS encoding ribose-phosphate pyrophosphokinase has protein sequence MDGPAHPASPADSAIGDVAWVRAILIASARAGEAISYSHLLAELGHRFTRPKMRAVCKTLDAVDAAGAEAGEPELAVLVVRESDGLPGQGWWVGGVAMRRGYEGPWIGAEALRFVRGLQEEAFDWWRVEPIGK, from the coding sequence ATGGACGGCCCGGCGCATCCGGCGTCTCCGGCCGACAGCGCCATCGGCGACGTCGCGTGGGTCCGCGCCATCCTGATCGCCTCGGCCAGAGCGGGCGAGGCGATCAGCTATTCGCACCTGCTGGCCGAACTCGGCCACCGCTTCACCCGGCCGAAGATGCGGGCCGTGTGCAAGACGCTCGACGCGGTCGATGCCGCGGGGGCCGAAGCGGGCGAGCCCGAACTGGCCGTGCTGGTCGTGCGCGAATCCGATGGCTTGCCCGGCCAGGGATGGTGGGTCGGCGGCGTCGCGATGCGGCGCGGCTATGAAGGCCCCTGGATCGGAGCTGAGGCTTTGCGCTTCGTGCGGGGGCTGCAGGAGGAAGCGTTTGACTGGTGGCGGGTTGAGCCGATCGGGAAATGA
- a CDS encoding ABC transporter ATP-binding protein, which translates to MSDAPDRAARSGKGDTTLSVSNLSKKYCGDLKKALFYGLGDIAGEMSGRQWWAGRLRPGEFWALDDVSFDVRRGEAVAVIGRNGAGKSTLLRVIYGLLKPDMGQVRIAGRSEAIIELGTGFNPLLTGRENIEVGASLHGLDPDATGRLLEAVIDFAELAEFIDAPLLSYSSGMKARLAYSLAAHLGPDLLLVDEALAVGDLAFQHKCIRHMRQFVQGGGSLLLVSHNVQQIQTACDRAVLLERGRVILEGGVADAVSRMLEQRPAVEASQSGDFAANGPVRMGGLSMASGSGGDIRTGGRAEVTLRYEADLATEVIWALSIWTEDRWTCVCGAVDTAPRRLDAGRGILRCILPDVPLLAGRYIVRATLLDATTHYPIALESSRSRECHIQVHTDPDPVLNLQIWANQLVRLDAQWDEPLRVSPDGTDGK; encoded by the coding sequence ATGTCAGACGCACCTGATCGCGCCGCGCGTTCGGGGAAGGGCGATACGACGCTGTCGGTTTCCAACCTGTCCAAGAAATATTGCGGCGATCTGAAAAAGGCGCTGTTCTACGGTCTGGGCGATATCGCGGGTGAGATGTCGGGGCGACAATGGTGGGCAGGTCGCCTGCGCCCCGGGGAATTCTGGGCGCTCGACGATGTTTCGTTCGACGTGCGGCGCGGTGAGGCCGTCGCCGTGATCGGGCGCAACGGTGCCGGCAAGAGCACGTTGCTGCGGGTGATCTACGGTCTTCTGAAACCCGATATGGGGCAGGTGCGCATCGCCGGCCGGTCCGAGGCGATCATCGAGCTCGGCACCGGTTTCAACCCGCTGCTCACCGGCCGCGAGAATATCGAGGTCGGCGCGTCGCTTCATGGCCTTGATCCGGATGCGACCGGGCGCCTGCTAGAGGCAGTGATCGATTTCGCTGAACTGGCGGAGTTCATCGATGCCCCGCTGCTGTCCTATAGTTCGGGCATGAAGGCACGTCTCGCCTATTCGCTCGCCGCGCATCTCGGGCCGGACCTGTTGCTGGTGGACGAGGCTCTGGCGGTGGGGGATCTCGCTTTCCAGCACAAATGCATTCGCCACATGCGGCAGTTCGTCCAGGGGGGCGGATCGCTGCTCCTGGTCTCCCACAATGTGCAACAGATTCAGACGGCGTGCGACCGCGCTGTCCTGCTCGAACGGGGCCGCGTGATACTCGAGGGCGGTGTGGCCGATGCGGTCAGCAGGATGCTCGAGCAGCGGCCGGCGGTCGAGGCGAGCCAGTCGGGCGACTTCGCCGCCAATGGCCCGGTGCGCATGGGCGGGCTCAGCATGGCGTCGGGTAGCGGCGGGGATATCCGCACCGGCGGGCGGGCCGAGGTGACGCTCCGTTACGAGGCCGACCTGGCGACCGAGGTGATATGGGCGCTGAGCATCTGGACCGAGGATCGATGGACCTGTGTTTGCGGTGCGGTCGATACGGCACCGCGGCGTCTCGACGCGGGTCGCGGCATTCTCCGCTGCATCTTGCCCGATGTGCCGCTGCTCGCCGGCCGCTACATTGTCCGCGCGACGCTGCTCGATGCCACCACACACTACCCGATCGCCCTGGAGAGTTCGCGGAGCCGGGAATGCCATATCCAGGTGCATACCGATCCGGATCCTGTCCTGAATCTGCAGATCTGGGCGAATCAGCTGGTGCGGCTTGATGCGCAATGGGATGAACCGCTCCGGGTGTCGCCGGACGGAACGGACGGGAAATGA
- a CDS encoding CocE/NonD family hydrolase, giving the protein MRIGFALLATTLLSSMAIAQSTPTAAPGGDIPAKFTPPTASYDYEKREVMIPMRDGVRLHTVIIVAKGARNAPILLTRTPYNASGRAMRVDSPNMLSTLPEGDELFVKDGYIRVFQDIRGKYDSEGDYIVTRPVIGPLNKTKVDHVTDAYDTIDWLVNKANLPESNGKVGMLGSSYEGFTVVMALLNPHPALKVAAPESPMIDGWMGDDWFHYGAFRLTNIGWLAGQTGYKGAGKSAGSPAWDDYDTFRKVGSAGEWAKQSGFDQLPYWNRMSKHPAYDEFWSGQALDKLLAAAPSRVPTLWEQGIWDQEDMYGAIHAWEELNKVGHGSNNFLLMGPWRHSGFNYNGSSLGALKFEGDTALQARRDVLLPFFNAYLKDGAPAFTPPAVTFYNTGENKWNRFDKWPLACDTGCAAPMKPIYLSGDWGLGFDKPEAGDDSYVSDPAKPVPHLPRPVNFGDGRWQSWLVSDQRHADGRPDVLTYETPVLTRAVTVSGVPMADIYAKTTGTDGDFVVKVIDVYPDEVASDKTMGGYQLAVSLDIFRGRYRDSFARPSAIPADKVQRYRFRLPAVNHVFKPGHKIMVQIQSSLFPLYDRNPQTYVPNIFFAKKTDYKKATVTIERGGETPSAVWLPVVSGAE; this is encoded by the coding sequence ATGCGGATCGGGTTCGCGCTTCTCGCCACGACGCTTCTCTCCTCCATGGCCATCGCCCAGTCGACGCCGACCGCGGCACCCGGTGGCGACATCCCCGCCAAGTTCACGCCGCCCACCGCCAGCTACGACTATGAAAAGCGCGAGGTGATGATCCCGATGCGCGACGGGGTGAGGCTCCACACCGTCATCATCGTCGCCAAGGGCGCGAGGAACGCACCGATCCTGCTGACCCGCACCCCCTATAACGCCTCCGGCCGCGCGATGCGGGTCGACAGCCCGAACATGCTCTCGACCCTGCCCGAGGGCGACGAACTGTTCGTCAAGGACGGCTATATCCGCGTGTTCCAGGACATCCGCGGCAAATACGACTCCGAGGGCGACTACATCGTCACCCGCCCGGTGATCGGCCCGCTGAACAAGACCAAGGTCGACCATGTCACCGACGCCTACGACACCATCGACTGGCTGGTGAACAAGGCGAACCTGCCCGAAAGCAACGGCAAGGTTGGCATGCTCGGGTCGAGCTATGAAGGCTTCACCGTCGTCATGGCCTTGCTCAATCCGCACCCCGCGCTGAAGGTCGCGGCGCCGGAGAGCCCGATGATCGACGGCTGGATGGGCGACGACTGGTTCCATTACGGCGCGTTCCGCCTGACCAATATCGGCTGGCTCGCCGGTCAGACCGGCTACAAGGGCGCCGGCAAGTCGGCAGGGTCGCCGGCCTGGGACGATTACGACACGTTCCGCAAGGTCGGCTCGGCCGGCGAGTGGGCAAAACAGTCGGGCTTCGACCAGCTGCCCTACTGGAACCGCATGTCGAAGCATCCCGCCTATGACGAATTCTGGTCGGGACAGGCGCTCGACAAGCTGCTCGCAGCCGCGCCGTCCAGGGTGCCGACCCTGTGGGAACAGGGCATCTGGGACCAGGAGGACATGTACGGCGCGATCCACGCCTGGGAGGAGCTCAACAAGGTCGGCCATGGCAGCAACAATTTCCTATTGATGGGCCCATGGCGGCACAGCGGGTTCAACTATAACGGCTCGTCGCTCGGCGCGCTCAAGTTCGAGGGCGACACCGCATTGCAGGCGCGGCGCGACGTGCTGCTGCCCTTCTTCAACGCCTATCTGAAGGACGGCGCGCCAGCCTTCACCCCGCCGGCGGTGACCTTCTACAACACCGGCGAGAACAAGTGGAACAGGTTCGACAAATGGCCCCTCGCTTGCGACACCGGCTGCGCGGCACCGATGAAGCCGATCTACCTGTCGGGGGACTGGGGCCTCGGCTTCGACAAGCCTGAGGCAGGGGACGACAGCTATGTCTCCGACCCCGCAAAGCCGGTGCCGCATCTGCCGCGTCCGGTGAATTTCGGTGACGGGCGCTGGCAGAGCTGGCTGGTCAGCGACCAGCGTCATGCGGACGGCCGCCCCGACGTGCTGACCTACGAGACACCGGTGCTGACCAGGGCGGTGACGGTATCCGGCGTGCCGATGGCCGACATCTATGCGAAGACCACCGGCACCGACGGCGATTTCGTGGTCAAGGTGATCGACGTCTATCCGGACGAAGTCGCGAGCGACAAGACGATGGGCGGGTACCAGCTCGCCGTGAGCCTCGACATCTTTCGTGGCCGGTACCGCGACAGCTTCGCCAGGCCGAGCGCGATCCCGGCCGACAAGGTCCAGCGCTACCGCTTCCGCCTGCCCGCGGTGAACCATGTGTTCAAGCCGGGCCACAAGATCATGGTGCAGATCCAGTCGAGCCTGTTCCCGCTCTACGACCGCAACCCGCAGACTTATGTGCCGAACATCTTCTTCGCGAAGAAGACCGACTACAAGAAAGCGACCGTCACGATCGAGCGCGGCGGCGAGACGCCGAGCGCGGTGTGGCTGCCGGTGGTGTCGGGCGCCGAGTGA